In the genome of Hydra vulgaris chromosome 06, alternate assembly HydraT2T_AEP, the window TGCTTCTCTTATTGTATAAACAACGCTTTCATGTTGATGTAATTTTTGAAGTGTGCACTGAAAAAAACTATGACTTTTTGACAGAATAAAAAAGCAGTAACCTTTGAAAAGTAAAGGTAAGCTGTAAAAATAAGATTTCcttattaaatgcattttttttattgagtctAACCTGTAATTAAAAATTCCTAAACACTAATCTTGATAGACAATGCCcctttataaagaaaatagtgGAATATAGGATTGTTTGTAGAACGTAGACCTAACGGAATAGTGGTTAAGTTAATATTTgtgttctttatttaattagGCATCAATTTCGCTGGGAGCGCTGGAATTGTATAGCTCATAAAAAAAATGACTCAGGAGGTAACCTACAATCTCGACTACCTTTGCTCTTCGGAGATTCATTAGTGCTTggtatgtaaatttataaaccATTTACGTGTTAATAAAGTTcctaataataattactatataattattttttcagttaaattctagCAGTCAAATTCTTTGTCAATTAACAGACTTATTCCCGGtattctataagttttttttaaagctagtTGTATTCTAGATGTGAATATATAAAACAGGTGTTAAAAACGGAGATATAAGAAACCATTTTCGCTCTAATAGTAACCTTTGGGATAAGAAATTTATGCATAACTGACGTTGTGTgtctgtttaaaaatttctatcaTCACACAACTTTCGGTTGTACACAATTAAGCTTGTTAATAGTTTTAACATCCTTAaaatataaggatatatatacatttgtatttgttaCGATTTTTAGTCGTGTATTTCTTTAAAACctgtgaaaaatattattacaattgatttttttagcatataacaaaaatataacatgtTATCCTCCGCTCGTGTTGTGTGAGTTAGATGCGTAGGTTAGGTTATCAACAATTCCATGTCTTAACAAAACGttacttcttttaaatatttgttgttaaaatatcttgttttaatttacaacctaagaatttaatttgttatgcTCTACCTAAGTTCGAATAGTTAGATGTCTTAAGAAAAtgtcttttcttttaaataattgttattcaAATGTTGAGACAACATATAGTCTTATAGCGTGGAGAAAACATGTAGTCTTGTAAGGTGGAGACAGCATATAGTCTTATAACGTGGAGACAACATGTAGCCCTATATAAGCCAGAATGAATTTTAAGTAAAGTATAAAGAAACTTAGATGCCAGAAAAGCCTCAGTTAgcatatttcaaattattatatttatttactgcCAACGTGTTTTTGAAAATccaatttcatgtttttttataaaaaacgtaatttttttttttttaaatatattttaaggtgctccaagaagacctaatggtCTAACAGAACACTGCAAAAGAGGATTTAACAAGGAAGTTCAACCAATGTCGATTATATGGCCAAAGCCAACAATTAAACCTCTGAGCTAGAACTCTAACAATGCCATGCGCCATGGCTGCTTTTAAGTAGTAGTGCTCGCAGCTTAAAGACtgttatcattttttctaagattacaaaagtaaatttaagaTGTCCTCTTTCATTCAATCTAATGACTCGCTCACCAGAAACAATgcagagaaaaaaaatgttttcctcCTCATTTTCATCACTAGTTGAATCTAAAATATTCAGTTACACTAAAAACGTTCTCAAGAACCAGGAAGTATATGGTAAATGAAGGTTCAACTATTTGTTATACAAACATACAGTAAACATACAATCagtctaaaataaacaaacaagagtctaaaataaaaaaatgtgagaaattaaataaaacgaATTGCATTATTGCAAACTAAAATGATCTGGATAACTTGACcctagttttaaatttttttaatttaatttttaagtttttaattttctaaaaaatgtctaaagtgattaaaataattatttacattaaactaaaatataaacagTTATACAAATatcattttgattaaattttatttttatcgaatttgactttattttgaaaaaatggctaatgaaagtacaaaaaattGACAGctaataaaagtacaaaaaaacaaagaaacaaaaaacaattagatAATCGTCTAAGGCTGTTTTAGTATatgtttgtaaatttatcaGTTTTCACATTAAATCTTGTTTAGTTTGAacttgttaaacaaaaaaaagtaagataataatataaatatataaaaacagaaattaaaGATGTATTAAACAACACATTAGTTGAATATATTAAAGTAGGTTGAAGCTGAAATTAGTTATGAATGAAAACGTGATAAAACATATGTAAAGATCTGAGTTGGGCATTGCAcgactattttcattttttgattttgttttcgTAAATCATCATAGTTGGTTTACGTTTTTGTAAACCTATTTATGTGACAGCTTCTCAATTTGTCATAgctgtaaattataatattacattaaatttatatctttgttGCGCAtaatacttttgtaaaaaaaaaattctttaaaatcttaataaatgaaattataacaatattttaaaataacatataaattaactttCAGTGCGTTGAACTAAATTGTGAGCTTCTTTTTCTGACAAAATTATCtttgagtaaaaataaaaacttttgttgctAGGTCATTGTAAATACGATAGAATTATCAAACCAACCAATAAAAACCAACCAATAAAAACCAACCATTAAAGACAAGAACTGGAaccgttttaaaaaataaaatgaaacttgAAACCATTTGTTTTATCAAATGAAACTTGCACACTATAAAAAGAAGCGCCTGGATGCAATAAAAGCAGCGCTTGGATGCTATAAGAAGCAGGGGTTGGATGCtattagaaactttaaaaaaaaaaaatcatagttaGATTAGATAGATTTTTATTAGAACATCAAATACATGTTATTAAAGGACACGTAGGCTCATACAAAGATGGACAAAGACACCATGcccataaataaattaaaaatttcaccacaaaaacaattataaaattataaagaaacaaatagttGTCCcttttagaacaaatatttgttgAAGTCAAAAgagttaactttatttttaaatgtaaaaatatttttttcatgcaCAGCTTCCGTGGTTATAATATTCCATATGTCAGCAACTCGGTaagaaaaactatattttcttGAATCTGAGCGACAAATTTGTTtgcttatattattaatattacccCGGGTGGGGCTTTTGTTGTCAATTACAAAGAACATAGATTTTTAAGTACAAATCAGtttgtgaaaaattttaaacatgttaCCAAGTCATTTTGTTAAACATGTTACTAAGTCAATTTTAAGGCGCCGAACTTCAGGTGATTCCAAACCAAGCAACTGTAATCGATTATGATAtgaaaaatttctaaagtttctaattttcttAGTAAATATTCGTTGGACGCTTCCAACTAATTTAATCAATCCGATTTGGTGTGGCAACCAAATTGGAAAACAATATTCTAAAATTGGTTCTATATAGATAGCGAAAGCTCGAACAAGGCTCAcgaattttaaaacatttcaatattaGATATGCTCAAGAGTTAGCTTGATTGATGACGTttgaagtatattttttatagttaaaattaCAGTCCATTGTTTATCCTAGATCTTTTGAGTTGGAAGACCAAGCCAAAAGGCACTCACCTGATTTATAGTTATCCTTTATACCGTTGCTTAATAAGGGAGCTGCTATTCCAAGTGCAAAACACTTACTACTAGTAATTGATAGTTGCCACGTTTCTACTCAGAGTAAAAGCTTATTTAAAGCAACTACTAAATATTGGCTTAGTTCCATGTCACGGTTCGAACTATATTACTTTATATCATTCgcttaaggttttaaaaaacaatccaGATTATTAGTTATGGTAGTTAAATCATTAACATAGTCAGAGTCAAACGctttttggaaataaatataTGCAACATTCTTTATTTGGTGGTTATCCAGAGTGCGGTGTTCCAATCATTAGTAGATTCCAAGAAATGTGTATTTTGTACAGGTGGAGTGTTTGTTAAGGAAAAATAGTTGTTTCAGCATCTTTTTAGTTgaatcaagaaattaaaatttaaaaaattaatttttcaactcTCTTATCactgaaaaaaatcatttttaaaaaactaaaaactataaaatatgaaTGATATGAATGagaaaaatatgaataaattggAAATCTCTTACTGACCTtagaataaacaaaatgttttgacTTTTAAGCAGCTGTAGCTgcttaaaaatcaaatacatttgatttttaagcAGCTACGGCTCAGAAGgctcagattaaaaaaaaaaatttaaacttggaAACATTGATTCgacataaaaaacaatattgaggtaaaaatataaacttttcaaaatatcttttggtCACTTTTGGGCACATTTTCTTGGGTTAATTTCACCCAAGAAAATGTGCCCAAAAGCACatgcttttttatgaaaaagggtattttaaaacaatcggTTTTTGCAAATTCATTCAAtttaagtagcaaaaaaaacttgctgcaaatttataaattttttgaaaaaaaagtacttttttaaataacaaattgttttcgtgatcaatattaaaaactataaaagagtaatttaaaaaggaaaaataatttaacaagtaccaaaagcaaaaaaatgtaaacagtagcaacagaaaaaagtaaatttaaacaCAAAGATGTTTGATCcagttttaaaagaacttaCACAAAAAACACTGGAAAATATAAGtcagtaattttctttttttctaaaacatcaaataatctAAGTCTATTACAGCTTCCTTTTATCAGcagaaaaaatagattttcaaattaataaaacaccAGTTCCTTcttctaaagtaaaatataaaattttctcgGAAAAAAATCTACGTGATTttgatattcaaaaaagttaataattaaaaacataagcattaaTTGATTggccaacaaaaaaataagttaactcaTACTCCACAAGAGAAAAATCAAATTGAGATTTTGAAGCTTGAAGAACAGGTATTAACGTTTTTAAATGAGCGCCATGCAGGATTGATAACTGGCAAGCTTAACTAAAGTTGATATTATTAGAAAAACGAATAGAGCTAAATTTAATGTTTGACTATCTCCAActctaaacaataaattatcttattaacttttatttacttGGAGATGTACAATTAAGGCCGACGAGAAAAGTGCGTTTGTCTGCGTGTGTGTGGgggggaagggggggggggaagggggaGGGACGTTTATTTGCGTTTTTTCGGTATCTCAGAGTTTCACGTAGATTTTTTTCcgagaaaattttatattttactttaaaaaaaaccccACTCcagttactatttttaattatttagggGGTAGGGGGCGAGGTTGGTATTAAAAGTACACATGGCATCAGAAGAAggattcaaatttttaattttttgacgcAATAAACTTTGCAATTctgataattttataactacaGATATTTTAATGATATCCTTAATGTGATTAATAACAATGATTTACTTTACTAATAACTTATGATAcctgaaaaacaaaaatcattcgttttttatatacctaacagtaagtaaaacaaattttgaaaaaaacattagcaataaaaatttagttagataagatattaaataataaaaataaaatattcagagaaataataaaaaatatcttcttttttgagCGTCTAGAACGTTTTAGGTTACTAAAGCATGGGCTCTTTTTAGGTCATACTAGCATGGATTCTTTTTAGTTCCCAAAAAGTATGAATTCATTTTATGTTTCAAAAGAGTGATTTCAGTGGGTGCTCTAAACCTCTCGTAGTCGTTGGTATCATTATGAAAGTTATTTTTCTAACTATGACTTTTAGCTATATACTTATGATTTTAGTTCAAATATAtacagaaaataataaatatatacagaaaatgataaatatatacagaaaatcactttgtcaatattttttacagattcTCGAGAAGCGGCTTTTGTTAGTGCAATTTTTTCTGCTGGAGTTTCTCACGAAATAACAAAAGCTTGTTCAAGCAACCAATTAACATCATGTTCTTGCGATAAAACTTCTTCCACCCTTGAGAAAGATAGTTCCAAATGGCAAAGCTGCAATGATAATATTGTATTTGGAACAAGCTTTGCAAAACAGTTTATTGACAGCGTTGAGCTAAAATGGAGtctaacaaaattattttcaaaccaTGATAGAAGTCTAATGAATTTACACAATAATGAAGCTGGTAGAATAGTAAGATTTTACTTTCCTTAttcttttttagttgatttaaaaGAACTGATGTCTtgcattaataaaatgaataactaATAGTCAATGCACGTTTACTTTTCAGAGTGTGAAGCAAACAATGTGGTGGAAATGCACATGTCACGGAACTTCTGGATCTTGTACAACCAAAATATGTTCAAAATCTGTTGCTAACTTTCGTCATATCggtaacttattaaaaaaagaatacgaaaaagcaattaaagtccaaataaaatatgttagcACAAAACAAGTTTTGATGCCAATCAATGAACAAATCCCTTTAGTAACCAACACTCAATTAGTTTTTCTTAAGAAATCACCGCTGTACTGTAATTCGGTTGCAGGAAGACggtgtaaaataaaaagctctGATGAAAACGGTTCGTGTTCAAATATGTGTTGTGGAAAAGGATACCAtactcaaattaaaataatagagaAAAATTGTTCTTGCAAATTTGTGTGGTGTTGCAAAGTCACGTGTCAAAAATGTTCTCACAAACAAAAGATTCatatttgcaaataaataatatataatcttTGGACCAGAACAAATATGcagctgttttttaaaaagagatatatgtaaataaaacttccatttataatgtaaaaatggtatgtatttttttgttagtttgtttttgttttgtttcttgttCTTTAATCATcgcaaatttgtaaaaaatgaaatcgCTTGCGAAGcgtataataatttaattaaaacctaCAAATGCTGTGTTATACAAAACTTGCAAAAGACCAATAAAAAAACCGCTTTACGTTACTTGTGGTATTTTTAtgaagttatttataatttttttctgcttcTTTTGCAATAACTTCATATTTAGAAGTAGTTTCATTTTCTCAGTTAAATGCTGTTTTTTCAGTTAAATGTCATTCCCTCAGGTTTTTCAGTTAAATGTCATTCCCTCAATTAAATGTCATTTCCTCAGTAAATGTCATTCCCTCAGGTTAATgctatttctttagtttttctgacataaaactaaaaataaaagaatccaaaaaaaaaaaagtcaaactttaaaaaaacccgTCGTATTTGGAAATAGAATTTACACATAAGTGCATCTTAGTACATGGTTACATCTTAGTACATGGCTACATCTTAGTACATGGCTATATCTAGTACATGGCTATATTTAAGATATAATcgtttatgtatataatattataaaataaacttaatatttattaatagtattttttttactccttccacttttttttttatacttataaatattgttttaaaaattgtattatgtatatgtatatattttaaatgtagtcattttcaaaagtatatgtatatataaaaagtcttataaaagattttttaatgttttcagagaacttaagttttttgattttgtaaatttaatatttttgttcattaCATTGTTGTATAGATAAGGTCCAcgatatcaaataaatatatattttttaaataatattaatgtaaaatattttcaaattaatgtgtgttttttgttgtttctagttttatttgttttttttattaaaaggaaattttgaaaaaatgaattgtTCCCAAGTTTATACCGTAGCACAAACatcaaatttatgttaaaatgatAATACCGGTTATATTTGAAAGAATACcggttttatttgctttaaaagttgtaaaagtttCTCCGCAGGTGAgaacttatctttattttattgtaaaatatcatttcaatataaatatattaacttatcaTTTATAAACCGTAATTATTGAAGATTTGAATACTTCAAATACGTGTTTGTTTGTTATTGGAAAGATATTTACTACTGCATTACTCCAAATCTTGCCAATGTCATCAGTTTCAGTGAGTTTTTGTCAAGTTTTCTAgctctttataatttaatcttttgaaatttaagctttcattttgaattaatttaaacgGTGATTTGTAGAGTTTAGTCTATTTTACATGATGCAGAACTTTTCGCTttgtttttgatgatttttaaattctgtCATTGATCAGTTCAagtattttggttttatttctttttgtttatttttgtgttttaggAAAGTATGTATGAATATTTTACACTGTGAGTTTGAATGCCTAAAATTACATAACTagtaaaatgtaataaaactgCCGATAATACTgctctttaataataaaactgccGATAATACTGCTCTTTAATAATAATGACTCATTAAAATTGTGAATAGAAACttgattaaatgaaaaattgattactcctttataaattttgtttttagaattaatatatttatcaatgtaCGTTTTTTGATGGTTGGAAAACTACAACACGGAacacattatcaaaaaaaattgtcattgcATGTTCGTTGTAACTTAAACAATGTTTAGATAAACCGATATCTAAATGTTTAGATAGACCGATACAAAAATTAGACAGTTAATATTTAGATAGACCGATACAAAAATTAGACAGTTAATGTTTAGATAGACCGATACAAAAGatagataatattttatgtatacaaaattgttttttcttttgaaggtttttttaattaatttaaaatttaacttttttcggGCAGTCTACAATAGGTggaaactaaaatattttcttataacatAATGGTTCTAATCTCCAATGTAAAGTCTTTACTATCGACATCAGCGGTTGAGAAGTTTTTTCTTACTTAAAGCATTTTAGATACGTGTTCCGATAACTCCTAcctttttgctaatttttttgctaaatttcaAAAGATGcctacaattaaaattttaatatttaaatttgtttaagatttatcaaattaatatctTTCTGTTAAGCATCATCGGTCTTTAATCGTACTGAGTAAATAGTAAGGATTTAAAGAAATTCCTAAGTTCTTGCTCCAACTttctaaagcaaaaaaaaaaaaaaaaaaaaaaagaaaggttaaaaaaagactatttgggtgtaacaaaaaaaagttcgaaataatcttttttatgtgCAACGTAAAAGTGCTTTCATATTATAGTagtacttatattttatataaataaataaaaataataaataacgaTAGATTTCCGTAATATTCTAAATTACAAAAAGTATTGCtaggttttttgaaaattattaataaatcgacatttttcataaagttattaaataaatgtttataaaaatgataataaaattctCACCCAATATCCCtcatgcaattaaaaatataaaga includes:
- the hywnt16 gene encoding protein Wnt-4 isoform X2, giving the protein MTFFIKHCQSHGIGASNYILLILIPIHGLLGQQWMMLALSTSSIVYNRKLCDDRNFLTDTQRQLCLNYGDLIPKVAIGAEMAYDECRHQFRWERWNCIAHKKNDSGGNLQSRLPLLFGDSLVLDSREAAFVSAIFSAGVSHEITKACSSNQLTSCSCDKTSSTLEKDSSKWQSCNDNIVFGTSFAKQFIDSVELKWSLTKLFSNHDRSLMNLHNNEAGRISVKQTMWWKCTCHGTSGSCTTKICSKSVANFRHIGNLLKKEYEKAIKVQIKYVSTKQVLMPINEQIPLVTNTQLVFLKKSPLYCNSVAGRRCKIKSSDENGSCSNMCCGKGYHTQIKIIEKNCSCKFVWCCKVTCQKCSHKQKIHICK